From a region of the Cololabis saira isolate AMF1-May2022 chromosome 8, fColSai1.1, whole genome shotgun sequence genome:
- the LOC133449180 gene encoding zinc finger protein OZF-like, which translates to MQEQNPDPEKDQDQDCSESTSTKTGFSSAGLQNHNGRPKRHCCDDCEQVFTTSSNLKIHKKTHTGDKPYSCDQCGTAFARQLYLKQHQRIHTGEKPYRCDQCGAAFAQQNALTSHQRIHTGDKPYRCDQCGAAFAQQSALTSHQRIHTGDKPYRCDQCGAAFAQQGPLKQHQRIHTGDKPFICDQCGKAFARQGHLKQHQRTHTGEKPYSCDQCGAAFAQQSGLTSHQRIHTGDKPYRCDQCGTAFALKGHLKQHQRIHTGDKPYRCDQCGAAFAQQNALTSHQRFHTGDKPYRCDQCGAAFAQKNALTNHQRIHTGDKPYGCDQCGAAFAQKNALTNHQRIHTGDKPYGCDQCGAAFAQKSALTRHQRSHTGDKPYRCDQCGAAFTTSSNLRSHQRIHTG; encoded by the exons ATGCAGGAGCAGAACCCAGATCCCGagaaggaccaggaccaggactgttCAGAGTCCACCAGCACCAAAACGGGCTTTTCctctgctggtctgcag aatcatAACGGAAGACCCAAAAGACACTGCTGCGATGATTGCGAGCaagtcttcaccacttcatcaaacctgaagatccataagaaaactcacactggggacaagccttacagctgtgatcagtgtggtacGGCTTTTGCCCGACAACTTTACCTAAAgcaacaccaacgtattcacactggagaaaagccttacagatgtgatcagtgtggagcggcttttgcccagcaaaatgctctaacgagtcaccaacgtattcacactggagacaagccttacagatgtgatcagtgtggagcggcttttgcccagcaaagtgctctaacgagtcaccaacgtattcacactggagacaagccttacagatgtgatcagtgtggagcggcttttgcccaacaAGGTCCTCTAAAgcaacaccaacgtattcacactggagacaagcctttcatatgtgatcagtgtggaaagGCTTTTGCCCGACAAGGTCATCTAAAGCAACACCAACGtactcacactggagaaaagccttacagctgtgatcagtgtggagcggcttttgcccagcaaagtggtctaacgagtcaccaacgtattcacaccggagacaagccttacagatgtgatcagtgtggaacgGCTTTTGCCCTAAAAGGTCACCTAAAgcaacaccaacgtattcacactggagacaagccttacagatgtgatcagtgtggagcggcttttgcccagcaaaatgctctaacgagtcaccaacgttttcacactggagacaagccttacagatgtgatcagtgtggagcggcttttgcccagaaAAATGCTCTAACGAatcatcaacgtattcacactggagacaagccttacggatgtgatcagtgtggagcggcttttgcccagaaAAATGCTCTAACGAatcatcaacgtattcacactggagacaagccttacggatgtgatcagtgtggagcggcttttgcccagaaAAGTGCTCTAACGAGACACCAACGTagtcacactggagacaagccttacagatgtgatcagtgtggagcagcttttaccacatcaagtaatctaaggagtcaccaacgtattcacactggataa